The Humulus lupulus chromosome 7, drHumLupu1.1, whole genome shotgun sequence region TgacaaaaaaagaagaagaaaatacgCCCAAGAAGATTAGGCTCTTGATACCATGTAGAAGAAAATAGAGAGAGGAATATTGAGAGAGCAATGGCTTGACTTTTCCATTGATTAAGAGTGAATATATATACACAAGATTGTGCATTGCCATGAGTTACCCAAAGCATAGAAATATGAAATCATCCGAGAAGTGTGGGCTTACGATTACAACTTATTACAAGGATATTACAATTAATTACAATAATTTACAATTAATTCTCTAATAGGGGTACTACAAACAAGGGGTGATTAGGAACTGGAATGAATACAACATCTTGAAAGAAGTAGTCCTCTACAACTTTGAGAAGTTTGTTTGAAGAAAGGGAGTTTCCAAATCATTATGTTGTTGCACTATCCACAACAAGTATGGGTGTGATCACTTTCTTCATTGAACTCATCACAAGATAAAGACATTTTCcctttttatatatgttttttaagGAATATTtacggcaaaaaaaaaaaaaacataatttattaggtttgtaatttttttttttgcggtgAAAGTACCTTATGTCTATATTTTGATACAATTTGGTTTAGTTGTCTGCTCCTGCCATTAAGTCCGCCTATGTGAAGTCAAATTTTCTTGTAACTTGGGTACTTTCATTGCAACTATCTATTCCCTTTAATTGGTTACTTTGCCTATGTGTCACAGACTAACTTAACGGTGAGAACAAACAAATGTACTAAACTGGATCAAAACATAGACGGAAGATACTTTTATGgcccaaaaaataatttgtttacTTAAGAGCTACAAATGTAATAACTTAGGTATTTTCACcacaaatatcttttttttttttaagaaaaaaaaatctggtTTAAGTAACAAGTTATCTTATATGGTTACCTTCTTTTTTTCAAAtctgatttatttatttagatcTGGGTTAAGTAAGAGATTATTATCTCGGCAACCTAACATTTGACTTTGATTTATGGGTAACATGTTATTTATATTAATGAATTATGGGTAAAGTTTTACCTATACTAATACAAATATGATTTACTAATTACCATGTAATCTAAACTAAGAAAACAGTTACTTTggcatatatatatgtttattttttgggTAATGAgttattatataaattataagATATTGGTTAttgtaaaaattaaaactatgaaaATTGTAATGGTTACTCTGTACCATATTTGCAGTATGAGTATGGCTAACTGGTTACCTGTAAtttaaaactaagaaaataaTAATCGGTTACATTGAGAGACATATTTAATTTCTGAAAAATCAATTATCCATGTTAGTGCAAATAcgtgtaactagttaccatatAATCTGAAACTAAAAAATAATAGCTCATCtggtggtaactagttaccacttTAAAATAGttatacataaatatttttattgaTGTGGTGGTGACCAATTAACatctatcaaattaattattattttttaattcattacAACAccttcaaaatatttttttttcactaAAGTGACCGAGACCATGTTAGCGACAAATTAAGGTCTATAACAACAAAATTGCAGCAACAACTTTATTGTGGTGACTTTTTCGGGACTAAGAGCATCTCCAATGCAAACTACCCCAACCATTGCCTAAAATGTCtaaattaactaaaaaatataattttttattttctctctcatccacATCACTTTTAGCAACATATTTCTTAAAAATACTCCAATGCAAGCTACCCTAAAAATTGCCAACCATGGTCCccacatattattatttaatatatcattttataattataaatattatcatactaaatttttttaattcatatattaatataaataaatagtacATGATATTTAAATTAgactaaatttaaaaaaaaacttataaaatgacataatcgtaattaatcaatctaacataattaaaaaaaaaactaattaaaatgatTTCCAAATTTTGACCATATGTGTTCCACCAAGTGTGCTTGAAGATTGCGATGAATATTTCTATCACGAATTTCAGCATTTCTTGGCAGCATTTTCGGGAAGTCGGAAATAGGTCCATGCAATACTTCAACTGTTGGGGTGTCTGTAGGGCCGtcatcataattaaaatcaaCCAAACTCTCATATGCATCTCTTTCATCCTCGACAATAATATTGTGCAATATGATGCATGCATACATAATATCTTTGAGAACATCTCTTTGCCAAAAACGTGCTGGTCCTCGTACAATAGCAAAACGAGATTGAAGTACTCCAAATGCTCGCTCAACATCTTTACGTACCGCTTCTTGGCATTGagcaaataattttcttttctctCCTCGAGGTAGTGGGATAGTTTTAACAAATGTACCCCACTGTGGATAGATACCATCTGCTAGATAGTACCCCTTGTTGTATTGTGTGCCATTTATTGTAAACTCAACTCTTGGAGCTTGCCCTTGTAAGATTTCAGTGAATAATGGGGATTGATTTAACACGTTCAGATCATTATTGGATCCCGGAACACCAAAAAATGCATGCCATATCCAGAGATCTTGTGATGAAACTGCTTCGAGCATGATTGTTGGCCTGCCGTGATCACCTTGCGTGAATTGTCCTTTCCATGCAACTGGGCAATTTTTCCATTCCCAGTGCATACAATCAATGCTTCCCAACATGCCTAGAAAACCACGCACCTCCCCTATTTGAAGTAAGCGACGAATGTCCCCAGCATTGGGCCGTCTTAAATATTCGGTCCCAAAAATATCATTCACTCCTCGAACGAAATTGACTAGACATTCAATAGCGGTAGTTTCACCAATtcgaacatactcatcaacataatCGGCAGGCGCTCCATATGCCAACATTCGCATAGCAGCGGTGCATTTTTGTAATGGCGAAAGCCCCCTTCTACCGACTGCATCAAACCTCGTATGGAAATACTCTGAATGATTTTCTAGAGCTTGCACTATGCGTAGGAATACATGTCTACGCATTCTAAATCTTCTTCAAAATTGATATTCTGTATACACCAGTTCATCAGAAAAGTAGTCATCGAACAAACGTTGGTGTCCTTCTACATGACCTCTATCAATGTGGGCTCTCTTTCTTCCTTGTCTTGTTGAGCTACCCCCATCCATGAGCGCTTTGAAATATTGATCATCATGATCATCAGTACACTCTGCAATTATGATATCCTCTAGACTCATATTGTCGTATGGATTCAGAGAATTTGGCGAATCCATTGTTGAACTTAGAGTATATGATATTTGGGAATGAAAGATGAATGAAAGAGTAAAATGAAGGATTGAATGGAGAGTTGAGTAAAATGAATATTGAAATTTGGTATTTATAGACATGGTAGCCGTTTAAATATAGCCATttaaatatagccgttaaaatgtagccgttgaaatgtagccgttgaaatgtagccgttaaaatgtagccATTAAAATATAGCCattgaaatatagccgttaaaatatagccgttgaaatgtagccgttaaaatatagccatTGAAATATATCCgttgaaatgtagccgttaaaatatagccgttgaaatgtagccgttaaaatatagccgttaacatATAGctgttaaaatatagccgttaaaatgtagccgttaaaatatagccgttgaaatatagctgttaaaatatagccgttaacataaaggataatttatttaaataaaataaaatacataataatgcggttgataaaaatacatagcaattacaacttcaggatattattcttaatataagTACACAAGTTTTCATGATCTTTCTTTTGTTCATGAGTCATATGCGACGTGTCCATGATGAGATAATCCATGTATTTTGTCTAACTATTATCTTCTGCCTCTTTCTCCTTTATCGTCGCCTCTTTCTCCTTTATCGCCACCAATTTCTCCAATGCAGATGCTTTCCGTTCACTAATCTCTATAAATCTAGCATGTGtgtcttttttttccttcccttttctctTTGCTGCCTTTTGGCCAGTAGAGCGCACTTCACGTACTTCATCATCACTGATGtctgcattggaagaagaagtaaatGCCCCTGTATCTGACACCTTTGTTCTCTTACCACCTTTTGGTTGGTACATTGTATTCCATTTCGACTCATCCTTTAGCAATCTCCAACAGTCCACAAGCAGAAAATTTGAGTTGTTATTTTCAGATTTGTACAATTGATGTGCATTCTCAAGAATTTTCTCATCAGACCAACCACTGTGATGTGCTAATTGAACTCGTTTATAACATCCATTGAATCGTGCCACCTTTTGATTCATCTTGTTCCAATGGTCTTTGCATTGCCTTCCAGTCCTTGCTTGCTCACCTTTTTGGTTGGTGTTGAAGTAATCTGCGATTCGAGCCCAGAAATGTGTAGAAGTCTGGTCATTCCCCACAATGGCATCCTTAGATGTATTAAGCCATCCACTTATCAGAAGTATAGTGACTTCCTTGCTCCATTTGACTTTACATTTATGCCTTGATTCATCTTCATTGTGTAGAAATACATTTTCCAACCCTTCAACACTATGTTCAGGTTGGGTTTCAGAGACAGATGTCGATGATGTTTCACGATTCAAATCAATACTAGACTTTTCCATACTTGGCCTATAATTTCTTGAAACCATTTCGGGTTGGTGTAGGGAAGGCATATGAAATGCATATGGTAGTGAATTTGTTGGTGTGAAGAATGGAGCTTGTTGGGGTGTCTCAATAGAGCCAAAATTTTGGTAAGGGTAAGAGGACATGAgataattttgagaatttggaaaactttggttaaattgataatattgaaaatttggattttgaggattagtaggagtattttgaaaattttgattgaaatgagaatattgaaaatttggattttggggattggtatgtggagaaaatgatgaattttgaaaatttagattttgagagttggtatttggagaatttggaaaattttgagaattttgggaatccattggtaaaaaaataaattttgtgatattgataatttggaagaaaaatgtatgaaatggtgtgaaaattgaataaaatagatgagtatttatagaattttttttttaatatattaccATTTTTTACCAACGGATACATTttcctatatataatatattaccAACGGATACATTTTCGATATTACTGTTTAATATATTACCAACGGATACATTttcctatatataatatatatatgtataattaaagaaataaaaataaataaagatagcACCGTTGCCTCTGTGAGGCAACGACTCCTTCATAATTGAGAAGCTACTTTTGTCTCCAATGATAAGCTATCCATATATTTGGTAGTCTGTTAGATAGCTACTCACGAGGCCACCAGCATTGAAACTGGCCTAATGCGGCAACATTTGTTGTTTCAGTAGCCTTTCTTTCTtgtagtataatataatataaacttAGCATcaaaatatttattatatgtataATAGTTGTTagaacactacaacaaaattcatatatatttattcaAGTCATCAATAATAAGATGAATTTTAAATCTAcctcccatttttttttctttctaatatttttctaaaattttgctTTAGTGAGAACATTGTGTGTCGAATTATGGCGCCTTCCAAATTTTCATCCAAAGTTTAACCTTAATATTAAAACGAAACATTAGTGAGGATATTAACTATTATCGAGGACTTTATTCCTTACTACCGAGTATATATCCAGCTATCTTCTTCCCGATGACGATAGAGGAGATCGTCAATACTATTTCTAATTTTTCCATCTCTCAGCTCTCTCAATCAAATCTCTAAGATACCCCTCTCTCTAGTAGCAATAGCGATCGATGACTTTTTAAGCTTTAGTGAGGTAAGACtcagtatttttatttttaatttttttatcaagTACTTATTAATGAGGTTGAAAATCAAGAACAAAATCAATTATCCTAGAAGTATAGTAATAGaatatatttcaaatattttctaATAAATCTCATGTAACATTACATGTTATTATACTGTTTACTAATATGCAAATGTAGCTGCTAGTAAAATTACCCCGAAGATCCAGTTTAAAAAGAAGATAAAAACCCACGAAGATAAGTATGATTAGTAATGAGATTGACGTGATAAAAATAGATCTGactgtttatatatataaatatatattaaaaggaAATTGTGCATTGATGGATTATTCGCGTCTCATtgataatctaaaaaaaaaacattttatttgTAACATATATAGCTCGAATTACGAAGAAAATATGTGTGAATGCTACTCTAGCTGATATGCTTCAACAAAGGCCATAGAAGTGAAATAATTAGTCCACGGAG contains the following coding sequences:
- the LOC133792068 gene encoding glutathione S-transferase T3-like, with amino-acid sequence MVSRNYRPSMEKSSIDLNRETSSTSVSETQPEHSVEGLENVFLHNEDESRHKCKVKWSKEVTILLISGWLNTSKDAIVGNDQTSTHFWARIADYFNTNQKGEQARTGRQCKDHWNKMNQKVARFNGCYKRVQLAHHSGWSDEKILENAHQLYKSENNNSNFLLVDCWRLLKDESKWNTMYQPKGGKRTKVSDTGAFTSSSNADISDDEVREVRSTGQKAAKRKGKEKKDTHARFIEISERKASALEKLVAIKEKEATIKEKEAEDNS